A single Ancylothrix sp. D3o DNA region contains:
- a CDS encoding ATP-binding protein produces the protein MVELSHQLLGATPFMPHGHCYLWKTGLVGLHVASDSLIALAYYSIPVILICFVRQREDLPFPKVFWLFGAFIIACGTTHFMEVWTLWNPDYWLSGIIKAITAIVSLYTALELIPIIPQALALPSPAKLEAINRELEKEILERQKIEEALKAYMEQLETSNRQLEEFAYVASHDLQEPLRKILTFGDRLKTKCDTTLNEQAGDYLERMQNAAKRMQILINDLLTLSRINTPTSGMKTVNLATIISEVKGDLEVRIEQLNAKLEIGELPTLEADPTQMRQLLQNLIDNALKFTPPGGKPHIKIYSHPYKNPDGNFSEIEEYWQIFVQDNGIGFDEKYLEKIFIPFQRLHARSEYTGTGIGLAICRKIAERHNGTITAKSSPTEGSTFIITLPINQTKKGQLT, from the coding sequence ATGGTCGAATTGTCACATCAACTGCTAGGAGCAACACCATTCATGCCACACGGACACTGTTACCTGTGGAAAACCGGCTTAGTGGGGCTTCATGTTGCGTCTGACTCTCTAATTGCCCTCGCCTATTATTCCATACCCGTCATCCTCATTTGCTTTGTCAGACAAAGAGAAGACCTACCCTTTCCCAAAGTATTTTGGTTATTTGGAGCCTTTATCATTGCCTGCGGCACTACCCACTTTATGGAAGTATGGACATTATGGAATCCTGATTACTGGCTCTCAGGAATTATCAAAGCTATAACCGCCATTGTTTCCCTCTACACAGCCTTAGAACTCATCCCGATTATCCCACAAGCCCTCGCCCTTCCAAGCCCAGCAAAATTAGAAGCCATCAACCGAGAATTAGAAAAAGAAATATTAGAAAGACAAAAAATAGAAGAAGCCTTAAAAGCCTACATGGAGCAACTCGAAACCAGCAACCGGCAACTCGAAGAATTTGCCTACGTTGCCTCCCACGACTTACAAGAACCCCTCAGAAAAATTCTCACCTTTGGCGACCGGCTCAAAACAAAATGCGACACAACCTTAAACGAACAAGCCGGCGACTATTTAGAGCGAATGCAAAACGCCGCCAAACGAATGCAAATTCTCATCAATGACTTGCTGACTCTATCGAGAATCAACACCCCAACCAGCGGCATGAAAACCGTTAACCTCGCTACAATTATCTCAGAAGTCAAAGGCGATCTCGAAGTCAGAATTGAACAGTTAAATGCCAAGCTAGAAATCGGAGAATTGCCAACCCTAGAAGCCGATCCTACCCAAATGCGTCAACTGTTGCAAAACCTTATTGACAACGCCTTAAAATTTACCCCACCCGGAGGAAAGCCCCACATCAAAATTTATAGCCACCCCTACAAAAACCCAGACGGCAATTTTTCAGAAATCGAGGAATATTGGCAAATCTTCGTCCAAGATAACGGCATAGGATTTGATGAAAAATACCTCGAAAAAATCTTTATCCCCTTCCAACGCTTACACGCACGCAGTGAATACACCGGCACCGGCATAGGACTCGCCATTTGTCGTAAAATTGCAGAGCGTCACAACGGCACCATCACCGCCAAAAGCTCACCCACAGAAGGCTCTACCTTCATCATTACCTTACCCATCAACCAAACCAAAAAAGGACAACTAACGTGA
- a CDS encoding Coenzyme F420 hydrogenase/dehydrogenase, beta subunit C-terminal domain, which yields MTSLAPKPDKHKKAKALKPGSIRPAKELCSECGLCDTYYVHYVKEACAFINQQISELEEQIHGQSRNLDNPNDLYFGVHQDMMAARKKQPIEGAQWTGIVSSIACEMLTQGIVEGVVCVQNTKEDRFQPMPVIARTPAEVLAAKVNKPTLSPNLSVLEEIEKSGLKRLLVIGVGCQIQALRAVEKKLGLEKLYVLGTPCVDNVSRAGLQKFLDTTSKSPSTVVYYEFMQDFQVHFKHEDGSIEKVPFFGLNTKELKDVFAPSCMSCFDYVNSLADLVVGYMGAPFGWQWIVVRNDTGQEMLDLVKNQIDTQPVTSSGDRKAAVQQSIPAYDKAVTLPMWAAKMMGVVIEKIGPKGLEYARFSIDSHFTRNYLYVKRNHPEKLENHVPDYAKKIVSQYKLPKA from the coding sequence ATGACCTCACTAGCACCCAAACCCGACAAACACAAAAAAGCCAAAGCCCTCAAACCAGGAAGCATCCGCCCCGCCAAAGAACTATGCAGCGAATGCGGCCTTTGTGACACATATTATGTGCATTATGTCAAGGAAGCCTGCGCCTTCATCAACCAACAAATAAGCGAACTCGAAGAACAAATACACGGACAAAGCCGCAACCTAGACAACCCCAACGACCTCTATTTTGGCGTTCATCAAGACATGATGGCCGCCCGCAAAAAACAACCCATCGAGGGCGCACAATGGACAGGCATCGTCAGCAGCATCGCCTGCGAAATGCTCACACAAGGCATAGTTGAAGGCGTCGTCTGCGTCCAAAACACCAAAGAAGACCGCTTTCAACCCATGCCGGTCATCGCCCGCACCCCCGCCGAAGTGCTCGCCGCAAAAGTCAATAAACCCACCCTATCCCCCAACCTTTCCGTATTAGAAGAAATCGAAAAATCCGGCCTTAAACGCCTTCTTGTCATCGGCGTTGGCTGCCAAATTCAAGCCTTACGCGCCGTCGAGAAAAAACTAGGTTTAGAAAAACTCTACGTTTTAGGCACACCCTGTGTCGATAACGTCAGTCGAGCCGGTTTGCAAAAATTCCTAGACACCACCAGCAAATCCCCCTCAACCGTCGTTTATTACGAATTCATGCAGGATTTCCAAGTACACTTTAAACACGAAGACGGCTCTATCGAAAAAGTCCCCTTCTTTGGACTAAACACCAAAGAACTCAAAGACGTATTTGCCCCCTCCTGCATGAGTTGTTTTGATTACGTCAACTCCCTTGCCGATTTAGTCGTAGGCTATATGGGAGCGCCCTTTGGCTGGCAATGGATCGTCGTTCGCAACGACACCGGCCAAGAAATGTTAGACCTCGTAAAAAATCAAATTGACACCCAACCAGTCACCTCCTCTGGCGACCGAAAAGCCGCCGTTCAACAAAGCATTCCTGCCTACGATAAAGCCGTCACCCTCCCCATGTGGGCAGCAAAAATGATGGGAGTTGTTATCGAAAAAATCGGCCCCAAAGGGTTAGAATACGCCCGATTTTCCATTGATTCTCACTTCACCCGCAACTATCTTTATGTCAAACGCAACCACCCAGAAAAACTAGAAAATCACGTTCCCGACTACGCCAAAAAAATCGTCAGTCAATATAAATTACCCAAAGCTTAA
- a CDS encoding PspA/IM30 family protein, translating to MTVSIDCVCLLRNLISLRTTMTAQNFLTATQVQGMALIEDSVNAKNQVQKEELAIAIATQNHLEEEYDKAEDEVYTWVQVAFLAQKEGRDDLLLEALRLKQIHQKKASSLKVQLDEIRCKINSFRLEFA from the coding sequence ATGACTGTTAGTATAGACTGCGTTTGTTTGTTACGCAACTTAATATCCCTCCGCACAACGATGACAGCACAAAATTTTTTAACGGCCACCCAGGTTCAGGGTATGGCATTGATTGAGGATTCTGTCAATGCTAAAAACCAAGTTCAAAAGGAAGAATTAGCGATAGCAATTGCCACCCAAAATCATTTAGAAGAGGAGTATGATAAGGCGGAAGATGAGGTTTATACTTGGGTGCAGGTGGCATTTTTAGCTCAGAAAGAAGGACGGGATGATTTGTTGTTGGAGGCTTTGCGGCTGAAACAAATTCATCAAAAAAAGGCGAGTTCTTTAAAAGTGCAATTGGATGAGATTCGCTGTAAGATTAATAGCTTCCGGTTGGAATTTGCTTAG